In Euwallacea fornicatus isolate EFF26 chromosome 6, ASM4011564v1, whole genome shotgun sequence, the DNA window GTTATGCAGTCTGGTCAATAGCCCTAAATATCGgctgatatttaaaaaacccacTTTAGGAATTGCGATTGAGAACAGATTTGAGGGAATGAATTGGAAGGAAATACAGCGACTCAAAATAATTGAGGAGGAGGAGAGACAATGCGCAAAGGAATTAAGCAAAATCTTAAATGAATTTCAGGTAAAGTTATGTTAAATAATAGGGCTAATAAAGTACTTTAATATCCTAGGATATTCAAAACATCCTTATAAATTTGGTGAATCAAAACGTGGATGGGccggaaaatcaaaaactggACATGTTGGAGTTCTACTTGGATATACCTTCATATCATAAGAGACAGCAGAAAAATAAAGAGGATTGTAAAGAGTTGGACacttatttgaaatgtttgaTTTTAGCTCAGGATAAGGTGTCGGCgtacattataaaaaattattacgaaCCAATGGGTAAGTTTACATCCaacgaataaaaatttcatattcacTTCATAGAGTATGACGAATttctttttactttaaattctaGTTGTTCAATGGCAAAACATTTTGGGTATTCACAGTGCAGTAAAAGCCACAAATTATAGCCTTCTTCCTGAAAACCATTCACAAATTAAACGGTTCCGTTGGATTGAGGAGCAGAGAAAAATAGAGCGATACCTAAGTAGTCAAGACAACTTCGAGCCGTGGTTAGCCATGACTAAACagtaaattatgttttaaattccttcgcaataaattttaaacgaattgcTTTAATTCAGGGAATTACAAGAACTGAAAATCAAACGTCCAATGGCACCAAAACAGAAATATACAGACTTAGAAGCTCCGCTGaaacttcaagaaaaaatagaTATCACTGATTTAGGTGGCACCTTGGAAAGTAAAATCGCAATAGACGGTTCAGTTTCGCAGCTCTATATCCCTGTGAGCAGTACTCACTACTCACAACGACAATTGAATAGTTTTTACCAGTGTGAGCTGCAGCAGACAGTGGCGGAAGtaaacaacaataacaaaaagatatttattttatattcaaaactttttttagcaCGAAATAATTCAACTGAAATACAACTACAACAAGTGCTTTCACAACATTAGAGCTTTGAAAGAGAGGGAGATGAACAATATTAAGGAGAAAAACGCCAGACTGAGGCATATAATATCggaattcaattatttttcggACGAGATTACCCTCGATGTTGTAGATCCTGAATGGGAGGCGGTCAGAAGGTCTAAGCCTACCAAACAAAAGAACTTTGAACTTCTATTTCAGATAGAGAACGTGGAAACAGATATTCTAAGAGTTTCTAACATCGAAGTTCCCGTTCGACCCTACATTTCCCCAAGTGAACAAGCGATATTGGATGCAAAAGCTGCAGAAGTAGAACGGCTTCAGCTTCTACAAATCGCAGACGACTTTAGGGAACGCACCCTTATGGCAATGATGAATGGAGTATTGGAAGTGAGATGGGAGGATGaattgaaaaaggaaataatcAAACCAAAATGCATTGTAAATTGCACTAAAACTAACCAGCAAATtatatgaaacaaaaatagcacttttcTTATCGGTTATAGCTGGAAAAAAACTCGTCAGAGTTTAATGAAGAAGACCTGGGTAAAATGCGTGCCTATGAGGACAAAGTAGCGCAACTGAAGGCTGACAGGgagaaatatacaaatttattagaaatggAGTTTATTACATTATCAACAGGCCTCCGGGACACTATCAGGAAGTTCAACCAGAAGCTGCACGACTGTACGACATATAAGTTGTACATTGATTCAGGCATAAATCAtgagaatttaattattaacaaacaaCTTCATATTCAGAACCAGAGAATTCAGATTCAGAAAAAGGAACGAGAGATATTGTAATGAAACTTTAAAGATAGCCGATTCAGTGTTACTTTATCTACTATTCGATTAGGCAGATGATTAAAGACTACGAATTATACATGGGGGAGAatcaaaaaatcataattcaAGTGCAGGAAGCTTTGGTCGAGTGCAAAAATACCATGGATATGATGCAGCTCAAGGAGAAGCAACTTGAAAAGGCATATAGGCGAGATTTCCAGGATATGTCTCCCATTGTGCAAGAACAATCATACAAATTATACAGGTTTGTCTCATTcgtcaaataaacaaaaaattgtatatttaaatatatccaCTCGCCGGAgtaatcattttcaatttaaaagtaaaacggCTACTTAACTAACTTTACTTTTTGCCTCAGAAAGCGCCCTAAGGCAAATTTCCGCATAATTTCAACTGCAACGGTGTTAAACGAGCTGGCAAAAGGGGTGTTGACTAACGAAATCACTTATACAATGACACAGGAATGTTTAGACTACTTAAAAGCCCTCGAAGCCATCGATGTCTTTGCAGGGCTACCTTCGACCATCGACGAAACAACGTGGCAATTAATTTGCAAACATCGCAGACTGCACATAGAGCTTGAGATGAGGGTAGATGGGGTCAACAGTGATGTCCTATGATagtaataattgaaatttagctCAGAGCGATTCAGGTTCAGATATTCGAGGGAGAGGCCACAATATCGACTTTTCAAAAACGGGTAGTTACGAAGAAGgagaaaattgttttgcttAATACACAGCTGGAAGAAACGAGAAAGGATCGACTGAAGATCATTCATAATAAACAGATACAACTAGTGGTACGAAGAGGATTGGTGGAAATTCCTATGAAAGGAGAGTTTTTCACTGATTTTACCGATGCCATTTTACTGCCCAAAGCTGAGATTGAGAATGTAAATAAACTCATCGTGGTAAGTATTATTCGCACAGTAAAACTTGTGTTACCTTTACATCAATTTCTGCAGGCAGCAGGacaattaaaactgaaaaccaTCGAGAAAAACCTCAAATTCCGACGAATTATAATGGCTACAGAGTGGGAACACATGAGACTCCGAATGAAAATCGACGATTTTATTGAGCAGAAAAGGGATATAGAGAACGTCAAGGTTCGTTACTGGCTCAATCAGAGCGCcataatattaacaaaacatttaGTTCACTAAAGAAATGCAATTATACCTGAAGAACAAAGGCCTGGGGAGAAAGCAGCAAGTCGAATCTTTCGAGATGGAGATCGAGCGTTTAACTGTAATGTACGAGACCCGCataaaagagagaaaaaataaagtcaagaaaattcgaacgcagCTAGAGGTTTTCAAAGAGAATAATGCGAATTTGgataaagttattaatgagATCAATATTGATGTCTATCATTATCGGATTGAAAAGGACTTTGACGTAGAGGAGAGGGAACAAGAAATATTGGAAGCCAGGTAATTCCGCGATTTGTAGTTTAAATTACGTTTATTGAGCTTCATTTTAGAATGAGCGGAATGTTTCATCGGAACCAGTTGATTCATGATATACAGAAAAATCACAATGATATATTGGTGCTACAGGCCGAGCTGGAACTTCTTAGATTAAGAACGTTCCCCACGTTCAAATATAAGGTTTTAAAAGAATAACTTATTTCCTTATAGTTAGAAATCATtagataaacattttattgggTTGGCAGCTAAGGCAATGCAGTTTGTAaggaaaaaaacttatatgCATAGgcagaataaatttaatctcGTAATGTCCATTATTATCTATAAccttttgccatttttcagGTAGTATCATTATTT includes these proteins:
- the LOC136339686 gene encoding cilia- and flagella-associated protein 43 isoform X1 gives rise to the protein MKVSDNETLWVKIGNIKDISTMGRDVVIIGRDCFLQFLNLNTGEVTQQLTLNNHKINGDGLKCFKGHSYLHIFAYCENCQQPNIYVKSYPDFQIICKFTGVREGYKSLAFSDCSFLFALGEMPHYKVTVWNWRSTEKFAESSNELLYENQKITCSNGRPMYLAQYGVGSNKLFIWDVFIVCKSTIFTKHEVSMGKYKPAPFEDIVWSMENVALYIIDSKGCIYTVDRDFCLELIVDVSEAGICGNITPSICWYLHGLTVSGPNQEIRHYKKLSAAWISDFQYPTPEAISGIISRKSEKCVGRTVNSDIISFGATENSLTYLKKNESNFSTICTVNPIGKFMVAIRNEVNILLFNMETGEVVSSLILDNRILCIADHPSYPFVAVAQENGCIQLISFHNETKPASLVQMYLTETPLTTVKFFEEGHLFVTGNRDCGEFFILKGLPGTQIEVIINIQVGRQVVDYMMVASQNMIRFFGILSIKDKLFAGNKIIRYCIVDKVIVKVKEFEFKNQETLYRRIYPTKGQNKDSTFYLIPLHTRYFEVAEIKQGNPKITITETIKTGHQVRRFLMRLSTKYALTWGYDGFTFIRSLDFRETKGMVLCNHRYYQGVAKAISNHDATIIVTLGYSGVLAAVRLPYKTDNQEELAKLCSLVNSPKYRLIFKKPTLGIAIENRFEGMNWKEIQRLKIIEEEERQCAKELSKILNEFQDIQNILINLVNQNVDGPENQKLDMLEFYLDIPSYHKRQQKNKEDCKELDTYLKCLILAQDKVSAYIIKNYYEPMVVQWQNILGIHSAVKATNYSLLPENHSQIKRFRWIEEQRKIERYLSSQDNFEPWLAMTKQELQELKIKRPMAPKQKYTDLEAPLKLQEKIDITDLGGTLESKIAIDGSVSQLYIPVSSTHYSQRQLNSFYQCELQQTVAEHEIIQLKYNYNKCFHNIRALKEREMNNIKEKNARLRHIISEFNYFSDEITLDVVDPEWEAVRRSKPTKQKNFELLFQIENVETDILRVSNIEVPVRPYISPSEQAILDAKAAEVERLQLLQIADDFRERTLMAMMNGVLEVRWEDELKKEIIKPKCILEKNSSEFNEEDLGKMRAYEDKVAQLKADREKYTNLLEMEFITLSTGLRDTIRKFNQKLHDCTTYKLYIDSGINHENLIINKQLHIQNQRIQIQKKEREILQMIKDYELYMGENQKIIIQVQEALVECKNTMDMMQLKEKQLEKAYRRDFQDMSPIVQEQSYKLYRKRPKANFRIISTATVLNELAKGVLTNEITYTMTQECLDYLKALEAIDVFAGLPSTIDETTWQLICKHRRLHIELEMRLRAIQVQIFEGEATISTFQKRVVTKKEKIVLLNTQLEETRKDRLKIIHNKQIQLVVRRGLVEIPMKGEFFTDFTDAILLPKAEIENVNKLIVAAGQLKLKTIEKNLKFRRIIMATEWEHMRLRMKIDDFIEQKRDIENVKFTKEMQLYLKNKGLGRKQQVESFEMEIERLTVMYETRIKERKNKVKKIRTQLEVFKENNANLDKVINEINIDVYHYRIEKDFDVEEREQEILEARMSGMFHRNQLIHDIQKNHNDILVLQAELELLRLRTFPTFKYKVLKE
- the LOC136339686 gene encoding cilia- and flagella-associated protein 43 isoform X2, which produces MKVSDNETLWVKIGNIKDISTMGRDVVIIGRDCFLQFLNLNTGEVTQQLTLNNHKINGDGLKCFKGHSYLHIFAYCENCQQPNIYVKSYPDFQIICKFTGVREGYKSLAFSDCSFLFALGEMPHYKVTVWNWRSTEKFAESSNELLYENQKITCSNGRPMYLAQYGVGSNKLFIWDVFIVCKSTIFTKHEVSMGKYKPAPFEDIVWSMENVALYIIDSKGCIYTVDRDFCLELIVDVSEAGICGNITPSICWYLHGLTVSGPNQEIRHYKKLSAAWISDFQYPTPEAISGIISRKSEKCVGRTVNSDIISFGATENSLTYLKKNESNFSTICTVNPIGKFMVAIRNEVNILLFNMETGEVVSSLILDNRILCIADHPSYPFVAVAQENGCIQLISFHNETKPASLVQMYLTETPLTTVKFFEEGHLFVTGNRDCGEFFILKGLPGTQIEVIINIQVGRQVVDYMMVASQNMIRFFGILSIKDKLFAGNKIIRYCIVDKVIVKVKEFEFKNQETLYRRIYPTKGQNKDSTFYLIPLHTRYFEVAEIKQGNPKITITETIKTGHQVRRFLMRLSTKYALTWGYDGFTFIRSLDFRETKGMVLCNHRYYQGVAKAISNHDATIIVTLGYSGVLAAVRLPYKTDNQEELAKLCSLVNSPKYRLIFKKPTLGIAIENRFEGMNWKEIQRLKIIEEEERQCAKELSKILNEFQDIQNILINLVNQNVDGPENQKLDMLEFYLDIPSYHKRQQKNKEDCKELDTYLKCLILAQDKVSAYIIKNYYEPMVVQWQNILGIHSAVKATNYSLLPENHSQIKRFRWIEEQRKIERYLSSQDNFEPWLAMTKQELQELKIKRPMAPKQKYTDLEAPLKLQEKIDITDLGGTLESKIAIDGSVSQLYIPVSSTHYSQRQLNSFYQCELQQTVAEHEIIQLKYNYNKCFHNIRALKEREMNNIKEKNARLRHIISEFNYFSDEITLDVVDPEWEAIENVETDILRVSNIEVPVRPYISPSEQAILDAKAAEVERLQLLQIADDFRERTLMAMMNGVLEVRWEDELKKEIIKPKCILEKNSSEFNEEDLGKMRAYEDKVAQLKADREKYTNLLEMEFITLSTGLRDTIRKFNQKLHDCTTYKLYIDSGINHENLIINKQLHIQNQRIQIQKKEREILQMIKDYELYMGENQKIIIQVQEALVECKNTMDMMQLKEKQLEKAYRRDFQDMSPIVQEQSYKLYRKRPKANFRIISTATVLNELAKGVLTNEITYTMTQECLDYLKALEAIDVFAGLPSTIDETTWQLICKHRRLHIELEMRLRAIQVQIFEGEATISTFQKRVVTKKEKIVLLNTQLEETRKDRLKIIHNKQIQLVVRRGLVEIPMKGEFFTDFTDAILLPKAEIENVNKLIVAAGQLKLKTIEKNLKFRRIIMATEWEHMRLRMKIDDFIEQKRDIENVKFTKEMQLYLKNKGLGRKQQVESFEMEIERLTVMYETRIKERKNKVKKIRTQLEVFKENNANLDKVINEINIDVYHYRIEKDFDVEEREQEILEARMSGMFHRNQLIHDIQKNHNDILVLQAELELLRLRTFPTFKYKVLKE